Part of the Candidatus Delongbacteria bacterium genome, AGCGATTCGGCATGCCCGCGATCACGGGCTACATTCTGGCGGGGCTGTTCTGTGGCCCGGATCTGCTGGGCCTGCTCTCGCCCGCCGTGGTGCAGCACCTTTCGCTCTTCGACACTCTGGCGCTGTTCCTGATTTCCATGGAGGCGGGCGGCGAACTGGACCGACAGGCCATCCGGCGCCAGTTTTCTCTGCTGATGGCTGGCACCCTGCTGCAGCTGGTGGTCGGCCTGGCGGTGATGACTCCCGTGCTCTGGGCGCTGTCGCGCTGGATTCCATTTTTCGGGGGGCTGTCGCACGCGGGTGTCTGGGCATTGGCCCTGATGCTGGGGGTGATTTCGGTGGCCAAGTCGCCCATCGGCACGATTGCCGTGATCATCGAGACCGGAGCCCGCGGACCCGTGCGCGATTTCATTCTGGGGGTCACCATCCTGATGGACGTGGCCGTGATCCTGGTCTTTGCCCTGCTGGCCTCGTTCTGTGTGCCGTTGATTTCGGGGGTGGAGTCCCACTCGCATTTCCTGCTGGATCTGCTGCACATCGGGCTCAGTCTGCTGCTGGGGGCGGGCATCGGCGGGCTGTTCATCGTCTACATCCGCCAGGTGGGCAAGCAACTGCATCTGGCGATCCTGGCCGTGGCCATCCTGATGGTGAACGTGTGTGCCACCTTTCATCTGGAAGCCATGCTGCTGGCGATCGCCGCAGGCTACGTGATCTCGAACCATTCCGACCATGGCAGGGAGTTCATTCACTATCTGGAGCAGGTGTCGCTGCCCGTGTTCGTGGTGTTCTTCGGCATCGCGGGGGCATCGGTGCAACTGGGCGGGCTGGGGCGGATCTGGCCGCTGGCGCTGTTCTTCGTGCTGCTGCGTGGTGTTGCCAAGTGGTTCAGTACCGAACTGGCCGCACGCTGGACCCATGCCGGCAGGCTGGTGGCGCGCCAGGGCTGGAAGGGGTTCATTGGCCAGGCGGGTCTGACTCTGGGTCTGGCCACCCTGCTGGCTGATGCGGTGCCCGTGTTGGGTTCGCAGATCCGTGATCTGTTTCTGGCCGCGGTGCTGGTGAATCTGCTGGTGGGGCCTGTCCTGCTCAGGCAGGGCCTGGTGGCAGCAGGCGAAGTTCCGGGCATGCGGCAACGCCGCACCGGCCCACGCGTGGGTGAACCCGCATTCGGCACGGGAGAACTCCAGTGACACCAGCGTGTCCTTTCACACCGCTGAGCCGCATGGGCATTGTAACGGTCGAGATGTCGTCAGGAGGTGCAACATGGTCAGCCTGACCGTCCTGCTGGCGCTGCTGGGCGTGATGTTCGGCCTGGGCCGGCTGGGCCCCGGCGCCGCCGATGCGGTGATCCATCACTCCACAGTGGCCTTCGGCTTCATGATCCTTGCGGGCTTCGTGTTCGGGGACTGGGCGCGACGCGTCAAGTTGCCCTCGATCACCGGATACATTCTGGCGGGACTGTTCTGCGGGCCGGATCTGCTGGGCCTGCTGTCCCCGGAAGTCGTGCAGCACCTGAGTCTGTTCGATACGTTGGCGCTCTTCCTGATCTCACTGGCCGCCGGTGGCGAGTTGGACCGCGCTGCGATCAAGCGTCAGTTTCCTCTGCTGAGTGCCAGCACGCTGGCGCAGGTCTTCGTCGGACTGTTGCTGGTGACACCCGTGTTCTGGGCGATCTCGGGCTGGATTCCCTTCTTCGACGGTCTGGATGGTCCGGCGCGCTGGGCGTTGGCGTTGCTGATCGCCACCATCTCAGTGGCCAAGTCGCCCATGGAGACCATTGCAGTGATCATCGAGACGGGTGCCCGCGGACCGGTGCGCGATTTCATCCTCGGGGTGACGATCCTGATGGATGTGGCCGTGATCCTGGCTTTCACCATGGTGGCCGCACTCTGTGTGCCGCTGATTACGGGGGAGGCGGCCAGCCAGAATCCGCTGACCGAAATGATTCACATCCTGTACAGCATCCTGGCTGGCATCGGGGTGGGCGCCGGATTCATCGTCTACATGAATCGCATTGGTCGCCAGCTGCCTCTGGCCATTCTTGCCGTGGCGATCCTGATGGTGAACCTTTGCGCCAGTTTCCATCTGGAACCCTTGTTGGTGGCGATCGCTGCGGGCTATGTGATCGCCAACCATTCCAGTCATGGGCGTGATTTCATCCATCACCTCGAGGAGGTGTCGTTGCCCGTGTTTCTGGTGTTTTTCGGCATCGCGGGTGCGTCGGTACGGCTCAATGGCCTGGGCCGGGTCTGGCCCTTCGCCCTTCTGTTCGTGTTGCTGCGCATTCTGGCCAAGTGGGGCAGCACCCAGCTTGCGGTGAAGTTGACGGGAGCGCCCCGACCGATCGCACAACACGGCTGGAAAGGCTTCATCGGTCAGGCCGGGCTGACCCTCGGACTGGCCGGGATGGTCGCCAGCTTGCTGCCCGGAGTGGGCGCACAGGTGCGCGAGATGTTTCTGGCCGCCGTGCTGGCCAATCTGCTGATCGGGCCGATCCTGCTCAAGCAGGGGCTTGGGGCGGCCGGGGAAGTGCCTGTGGTATCCCCGTCCGCATCGCAGTCCCGGAAGGCAAGTCCTCAGGGCGAGCGCTGATCAAAGGCACAGCCGCGAGGTGCCCCCTCAAGCCTCCAGGGGGCCCCGCATGCACATGGGGGAAACCCTCCGGGTCCGATCCGCCCTGCCACCGCGAAACCAGCTCCTGATTTCCACAAGGCCGCCCTGCAGAAGAGCCTGCCAGCTGTAGTGTCGGGGCGTGTGCCCGGGATCCATGCGGCTCCAGCTGCAACAATGCCCCCAGGGCTTCGGCACTCGTGAATCGCCCCTGTGTGTGTCCCCGATTCTCCGAAGACCCAAACAGAACGCCCCGCCAGCAGTGCTGACGGGGCGTGCATTGATTGGCTCGGGGAAGGTGTTACTTCAGCAGCATCATCTTGTGGCTGTCTTCGAAGTCGCCGGCCTTCATGCTGAGGATGTAGACACCGCTGGAGACCTGCAGCCCCTGGGCATTGGTGCCGTCCCACTGGAAGCTGTGACGACCCCAGCGCAGTTCGCTGCCGGAGGACAGGGTGGTCACGAGCTGACCCTGAAGGTTGTAGATCTTCAGATCCACGATGCTGTCTTCGGGCAGCACCACATCGAAACTGGTGCTGGGGTTGAAGGGGTTCGGATAGTTCTCGCCCAGCGCGAAGTCGGTCGGCTGCTCGAGGGACTTGATGTGAACCGTGAGGTCGTAGAAGTTGCTGGTGCCGTCCAGGTCCACGGATTCCAGCTTGTAGCAATAGAGGCCGCCGGCTTCCACCTGCTCATCCACGAACCTGTATTGGGTGGTGCCATTGTAGGTATCACGTCCCAACAGGGTGTTCACGGTGTTCCAGTCGCCCAGGGCCACGAAACGGGAGGCGGGCGGAACGACTCCGAGGGCCTCACTGGGGGCGCGCCAAACGCGGAAGCCCAGATTGTTCTCCTCGCTGTCGGTGCGCCAGTGGAGGCGGTTGCTGCCGAAATCGGGCGTGCCTTCGAAGAGGCTGATTTCCACGGGCAGCGTGTAGTCGTTGGTGCCGGAAGGCTGCGGGAAGACGCCGCTGTCGCCGACCACATTGTCGTTGGTGTTCTGGACGAGGACCCGGCTGGCGCTGGTGATTTCCATGCCCAGGGTCTGGTTGACGGAGGCGGCCGCACTCAGGTCCACCGTGAGCCAGAGCACCGTGGGACCGTTGACGCCGGTGTTGGTGACATCCACGGTCAGTGCGGAGAAGGTGGGATTGACCGTGC contains:
- a CDS encoding cation:proton antiporter; protein product: MRLTILLALLGVMYGLGHLAPGETDVLLHQSTVAFGFMILAGVVFGDYAQRFGMPAITGYILAGLFCGPDLLGLLSPAVVQHLSLFDTLALFLISMEAGGELDRQAIRRQFSLLMAGTLLQLVVGLAVMTPVLWALSRWIPFFGGLSHAGVWALALMLGVISVAKSPIGTIAVIIETGARGPVRDFILGVTILMDVAVILVFALLASFCVPLISGVESHSHFLLDLLHIGLSLLLGAGIGGLFIVYIRQVGKQLHLAILAVAILMVNVCATFHLEAMLLAIAAGYVISNHSDHGREFIHYLEQVSLPVFVVFFGIAGASVQLGGLGRIWPLALFFVLLRGVAKWFSTELAARWTHAGRLVARQGWKGFIGQAGLTLGLATLLADAVPVLGSQIRDLFLAAVLVNLLVGPVLLRQGLVAAGEVPGMRQRRTGPRVGEPAFGTGELQ
- a CDS encoding cation:proton antiporter, yielding MVSLTVLLALLGVMFGLGRLGPGAADAVIHHSTVAFGFMILAGFVFGDWARRVKLPSITGYILAGLFCGPDLLGLLSPEVVQHLSLFDTLALFLISLAAGGELDRAAIKRQFPLLSASTLAQVFVGLLLVTPVFWAISGWIPFFDGLDGPARWALALLIATISVAKSPMETIAVIIETGARGPVRDFILGVTILMDVAVILAFTMVAALCVPLITGEAASQNPLTEMIHILYSILAGIGVGAGFIVYMNRIGRQLPLAILAVAILMVNLCASFHLEPLLVAIAAGYVIANHSSHGRDFIHHLEEVSLPVFLVFFGIAGASVRLNGLGRVWPFALLFVLLRILAKWGSTQLAVKLTGAPRPIAQHGWKGFIGQAGLTLGLAGMVASLLPGVGAQVREMFLAAVLANLLIGPILLKQGLGAAGEVPVVSPSASQSRKASPQGER